Proteins encoded by one window of Swingsia samuiensis:
- a CDS encoding pyrroloquinoline quinone-dependent dehydrogenase — translation MKRFYLLATVAGLSVASMTGAAYAQVQPSDTVPDVSNSEPTDKTDAPSGKFAAPSPYAPQAPGVNAANLPDIDSIDPSQLPAMVPQQSAHPASGDWAAYGHDDTQQRYSSLSEITPENVGQLKVAFVYHTGSYPRPGQVNKWAAETTPIKVGDGLYTCSAMNDLIKLDPATGKQIWRRDVDVKYHSIPYTAACKGVTYFTSSQVPEGQPCHNRIIEGTLDMRLIAVDAATGQFCPNFGHNGQVNLMQGMGESVPGFVATTAPPPVINGVVVVNHEVLDGQRRWAPSGVIRGYDAETGKFVWAWDVNNPNDHSQPTGDHHYSRGTPNSWAAMTGDNELGLVYVPTGNSAADYYSALRSSEENKVSSAVVAIDVKTGSPRWVFQTTHKDVWDYDIGSQATLIDMPGPDGKTIPALIMPTKRGETFVLDRRTGKPVLPVEERKAPSPGMIPDDPRAPTQPWSVAMPQLKMPDLKETDMWGMTPIDQLFCRVKFRRAHYVGEFTPPSLDKPWIEYPSYNGGSDWGSMSYDPQSGILIANWNNMAMYDQLVTRKQADKLGLMPIDDPNFKPGGGGAEGNGAMADTPYAIVVSPFWNQYTKMLCTKPPYGMITAIDMKHGHKVLWQHPLGTARANGPWGLPTGLPWEIGTPNNGGSVVTAGGLIFIAAATDNMIRAIDEKTGKVLWSAVLPGGGQANPMTYEANGHQYVAIMAGGHHFMATPVTDQLVVFALPDAKK, via the coding sequence ATGAAACGGTTTTATCTTCTCGCAACGGTTGCTGGTCTTTCTGTTGCGTCTATGACGGGGGCGGCTTACGCACAGGTACAACCCTCTGATACTGTTCCAGATGTCAGCAATAGTGAGCCAACGGATAAAACAGATGCTCCATCTGGGAAGTTTGCTGCACCTTCTCCGTATGCTCCGCAAGCGCCCGGCGTAAATGCAGCGAATTTGCCAGATATTGATTCGATTGATCCGTCTCAGCTTCCTGCAATGGTTCCTCAGCAAAGCGCGCATCCCGCCTCAGGTGATTGGGCTGCCTATGGGCATGATGATACGCAGCAAAGATATTCATCTCTTTCTGAAATTACACCTGAGAATGTCGGCCAGTTGAAGGTTGCATTTGTTTACCATACGGGAAGTTATCCCCGCCCTGGTCAGGTGAATAAATGGGCAGCGGAAACAACTCCCATTAAGGTGGGGGATGGTCTTTATACCTGCTCTGCCATGAATGACTTGATTAAGCTGGATCCTGCAACGGGTAAGCAAATCTGGCGCAGAGATGTGGATGTGAAATATCACTCCATTCCTTATACAGCCGCCTGTAAAGGTGTAACGTATTTTACATCTTCTCAGGTTCCGGAAGGCCAGCCTTGCCACAACCGTATTATTGAGGGGACGCTGGATATGCGTCTTATTGCGGTTGATGCAGCAACGGGACAGTTCTGTCCTAATTTTGGACATAACGGCCAAGTGAACTTGATGCAGGGAATGGGTGAGTCTGTTCCCGGGTTTGTAGCAACGACAGCTCCTCCACCTGTTATTAATGGTGTGGTCGTTGTTAATCATGAAGTGTTGGATGGCCAGCGTCGTTGGGCGCCATCGGGTGTTATTCGTGGGTATGATGCTGAAACAGGCAAGTTTGTTTGGGCATGGGATGTCAATAACCCCAATGATCATAGTCAACCTACAGGGGATCATCATTACAGCCGCGGCACACCCAATTCTTGGGCGGCGATGACGGGTGATAATGAACTTGGTCTGGTTTACGTCCCTACAGGGAACTCCGCGGCGGATTATTATAGTGCATTGCGGAGCAGTGAAGAAAACAAGGTATCCTCCGCAGTTGTGGCGATTGATGTAAAAACGGGTTCACCAAGGTGGGTTTTCCAAACGACTCATAAAGATGTTTGGGATTATGATATTGGCTCTCAAGCAACTCTTATCGATATGCCGGGGCCAGACGGGAAAACAATTCCTGCTTTGATTATGCCAACCAAGCGTGGTGAGACGTTTGTTCTTGATCGCCGTACAGGCAAGCCTGTTCTTCCTGTAGAAGAGCGTAAAGCGCCATCTCCCGGTATGATCCCAGATGATCCAAGAGCGCCGACACAACCTTGGTCTGTCGCAATGCCTCAACTCAAAATGCCGGATCTGAAAGAGACGGATATGTGGGGGATGACACCGATTGATCAGTTGTTTTGTCGTGTAAAGTTCCGTCGTGCGCATTATGTGGGTGAATTCACCCCGCCGAGCCTTGATAAACCATGGATTGAATATCCAAGCTATAATGGTGGTAGCGATTGGGGGTCTATGTCTTATGATCCACAATCAGGGATCTTGATCGCCAACTGGAATAATATGGCGATGTATGATCAGTTGGTAACCAGAAAACAGGCAGATAAGCTTGGTTTGATGCCGATTGATGATCCTAACTTCAAACCCGGCGGTGGTGGTGCTGAAGGGAATGGCGCCATGGCTGATACACCTTATGCCATTGTGGTCTCACCTTTTTGGAACCAGTATACAAAAATGCTGTGCACCAAGCCTCCTTATGGGATGATCACGGCAATTGATATGAAGCATGGTCACAAGGTGTTGTGGCAACATCCGCTGGGAACAGCGCGCGCTAATGGACCATGGGGCTTGCCAACGGGTCTTCCTTGGGAAATTGGAACACCGAATAACGGTGGATCTGTTGTGACCGCTGGTGGATTGATTTTCATTGCTGCGGCAACGGATAATATGATCCGTGCTATTGATGAGAAAACAGGGAAAGTGCTTTGGAGTGCTGTGCTTCCAGGCGGCGGCCAAGCTAATCCTATGACGTATGAAGCCAATGGTCACCAATATGTAGCGATCATGGCAGGGGGGCATCACTTCATGGCTACTCCTGTAACAGATCAGTTGGTTGTTTTTGCTTTGCCTGACGCAAAGAAATAA
- a CDS encoding dienelactone hydrolase family protein, translated as MLIRTDEKIDISTPTGDMRVHLLRPTQDGHFPAIILFSEIYQVTAPIERLAAMIAGQGYIVAVPEVYHEYEPAGTVLHYDQAGTDRGNELKYTKPVAAFDSDTAALIEWLKHFPSCSGAIGAFGVCLGGHLAFRAALHPDIKATACFYATDLHSASLGKDKSDDSLARASEIKGELMMVWGQSDPHVPYEGRRTIRDRLEKANLTLEWHEVDGQHAFLRDGAPRFDAALFLQAMSWTNALFQRSLTRV; from the coding sequence ATGCTCATTCGCACAGATGAAAAAATTGATATTTCAACACCAACAGGAGATATGCGCGTACATCTCTTACGCCCGACCCAAGATGGTCATTTCCCAGCGATTATTCTTTTTTCTGAAATCTATCAGGTTACTGCCCCAATCGAACGGCTAGCAGCCATGATTGCCGGACAAGGCTACATTGTTGCCGTCCCTGAAGTTTATCACGAATATGAACCCGCAGGCACCGTTCTACACTACGACCAAGCCGGAACAGACCGCGGGAATGAATTAAAATATACCAAACCAGTTGCCGCGTTCGATAGTGATACAGCCGCTCTTATAGAGTGGTTAAAACACTTTCCTTCCTGCTCAGGCGCTATCGGCGCTTTTGGAGTATGCCTCGGAGGGCATCTCGCGTTCAGAGCAGCACTCCATCCGGACATCAAGGCAACCGCTTGTTTCTACGCCACCGATTTACACTCAGCGTCTCTAGGAAAAGACAAATCAGACGACTCTCTGGCCCGCGCTTCTGAAATTAAAGGAGAGCTTATGATGGTATGGGGACAATCAGATCCACATGTGCCTTATGAAGGCCGTCGTACCATTCGTGACCGCTTAGAAAAAGCGAACCTCACCCTCGAATGGCACGAAGTCGATGGACAACATGCTTTCTTACGCGATGGAGCCCCACGCTTTGATGCAGCACTCTTTCTGCAAGCGATGAGTTGGACGAACGCCCTTTTTCAACGCTCACTGACAAGAGTTTAG
- a CDS encoding alpha/beta hydrolase, giving the protein MNLFRKFIYPAMIIGLFCSFTATANTAAPHSLKPTVILVHGAFADGSSWSKVIHILQKEGIKTVAVQNPLTSLNADVTATQNAISQAQRPVVLVGHSWAGMVITQAGIDPKVKALVYVAAFAPDKSENIINLEKIGPKNKFKPQIEKDNQNFLSLTEKSVEQDFAGDIPPDQADVLAAIQGHWAAATLSQPVTAVAWKQKPSWDIITQNDHMISPALQEIMASRINAHILRLPSSHVAMISHPEAVAAEIMDAVNAVQAAQ; this is encoded by the coding sequence ATGAATCTTTTTCGAAAATTCATATATCCCGCAATGATTATAGGATTGTTCTGCTCTTTTACAGCGACGGCAAATACTGCAGCCCCTCACTCTCTTAAACCAACCGTTATTTTAGTACACGGTGCTTTTGCTGATGGCTCAAGCTGGAGCAAAGTCATTCATATCCTTCAAAAAGAAGGAATTAAAACGGTAGCCGTTCAAAACCCTCTGACATCCTTAAATGCAGATGTCACAGCCACTCAAAATGCAATTTCTCAAGCGCAAAGGCCTGTCGTATTAGTTGGGCATAGCTGGGCTGGTATGGTCATTACTCAAGCAGGAATCGACCCGAAAGTAAAAGCTCTTGTCTATGTTGCAGCTTTTGCACCAGACAAAAGTGAAAACATTATCAATTTAGAAAAAATAGGGCCTAAAAATAAATTCAAACCTCAGATCGAAAAAGACAATCAGAACTTTCTTTCACTGACAGAAAAAAGTGTAGAGCAAGATTTTGCAGGGGATATCCCTCCCGATCAAGCTGATGTCCTTGCTGCAATTCAAGGGCACTGGGCCGCTGCCACTCTTTCTCAACCTGTGACCGCAGTCGCATGGAAACAAAAACCTTCTTGGGACATCATCACACAAAATGACCATATGATTTCCCCTGCGCTACAAGAAATCATGGCTTCTCGCATCAACGCGCATATCCTACGCCTTCCATCCAGCCACGTCGCCATGATCAGCCATCCAGAGGCTGTTGCAGCTGAGATTATGGATGCCGTAAACGCTGTCCAAGCAGCGCAGTAA
- the dcd gene encoding dCTP deaminase, whose protein sequence is MSIMPDTWIRQMAKEHGMIEPFVESQKREGIISYGLSSYGYDARVAEDFKIFTDVDNAVVDPKNFVENSFVTRTGDITIPPNSFALAHTVEYFRIPRDTLVVCLGKSTYARCGIIVNVTPLEPEWEGQVTIEISNTTPLPARIYANEGICQFLFFQGAGPCEVSYADRAGKYMRQSGVTTPRL, encoded by the coding sequence GTGTCTATCATGCCTGATACCTGGATCCGTCAAATGGCCAAAGAACATGGCATGATTGAACCTTTTGTTGAGAGCCAAAAGCGAGAAGGCATTATTTCTTATGGTTTATCATCCTATGGATATGATGCGCGCGTAGCAGAAGATTTCAAGATTTTTACAGACGTTGATAATGCGGTTGTTGACCCTAAAAATTTTGTTGAAAACAGCTTTGTAACGCGAACGGGTGATATTACGATCCCACCGAATAGCTTCGCTTTGGCGCATACTGTTGAATATTTTCGCATTCCGCGTGATACGCTCGTGGTTTGCTTGGGGAAATCGACATATGCGCGTTGTGGGATCATTGTGAATGTGACGCCCCTAGAGCCTGAATGGGAAGGGCAAGTTACGATTGAAATTAGTAACACCACACCATTGCCTGCTCGTATTTATGCAAATGAAGGTATTTGCCAGTTCTTGTTCTTTCAAGGGGCTGGTCCGTGTGAAGTCAGCTATGCGGATCGTGCTGGGAAATATATGCGTCAATCCGGTGTAACAACCCCTCGCCTCTAA
- a CDS encoding glycosyltransferase family 4 protein, which translates to MFQQQETILQVLPALETGGLERGAIEIAGAVKQAGGRALIASRGGALLPQLRYVGGQHIPLDLKKKSLFSIFRRARDLQKIILKENVMLVHARSRIPAWSAWLACRRTGVPLVTTWHGVHHASWWGKKLYNSSLVKGQRVIAISEFIAERLRREYHVSEERLRVIPRGADALYFNPEAISGERIQKVAEAWSLPLDYRVILMPARLTRWKGQGVLLEALTLLKKKQVDHPWICVFVGPVTDKKFAKYLLHRIRELDLSNDVYFAGNCQDMPAAYALSSVVVTPSLRPEPFGRTVVEAQMMGKPVIGTAQGGMMETIIPEQTGLVVPPNDPEALSDALCAVLGLGSESSQQISENARQNALDHYTTQSMQAMTLAVYDEILGTQLSGTFLGRDYGRPEE; encoded by the coding sequence ATGTTTCAACAACAAGAGACAATTCTTCAGGTTTTGCCTGCTTTGGAAACAGGAGGGCTGGAGCGTGGCGCGATAGAGATTGCTGGGGCAGTTAAACAGGCCGGTGGGAGAGCGCTTATTGCATCGCGGGGCGGCGCGCTTTTACCTCAATTAAGATATGTCGGCGGTCAACATATTCCTCTGGATTTAAAGAAAAAGTCACTTTTTTCTATTTTTCGACGAGCGCGTGATTTACAGAAAATTATACTAAAAGAGAACGTAATGTTGGTGCATGCGCGATCACGGATTCCTGCATGGTCTGCATGGTTGGCGTGTCGTCGGACGGGGGTGCCTCTTGTGACGACGTGGCATGGCGTTCATCACGCATCGTGGTGGGGAAAAAAGCTTTACAATTCATCACTTGTTAAAGGCCAGCGTGTTATAGCAATTTCAGAGTTTATTGCTGAGCGTTTGCGTAGAGAATATCATGTAAGTGAAGAGCGTTTGCGGGTTATTCCAAGAGGTGCGGATGCTTTGTATTTTAACCCAGAAGCGATTTCTGGTGAGAGAATTCAAAAGGTAGCAGAGGCGTGGTCCCTCCCTTTGGACTATCGTGTTATTTTGATGCCTGCCCGTTTGACACGATGGAAGGGGCAGGGTGTTCTGTTGGAGGCGCTTACTCTTTTAAAGAAGAAACAAGTTGATCATCCATGGATTTGTGTTTTTGTTGGTCCTGTAACAGACAAGAAATTTGCTAAGTATTTATTGCATCGTATCCGGGAGCTGGATTTAAGTAACGATGTTTATTTTGCAGGCAATTGTCAGGATATGCCTGCGGCTTATGCGTTATCTTCTGTTGTTGTTACACCGTCCTTACGACCTGAACCCTTTGGGCGAACGGTTGTTGAAGCTCAGATGATGGGCAAACCGGTGATTGGGACAGCGCAGGGAGGGATGATGGAGACCATTATTCCCGAACAGACAGGGCTGGTTGTTCCTCCGAATGATCCAGAGGCATTATCAGATGCACTTTGTGCTGTGTTGGGGCTTGGAAGTGAAAGTTCTCAACAAATATCTGAAAACGCCCGCCAAAATGCTTTGGATCATTATACAACTCAATCAATGCAGGCGATGACACTTGCTGTTTATGATGAAATATTAGGAACGCAGTTAAGCGGGACATTTCTTGGGAGGGATTATGGCAGACCAGAAGAATAA
- the murA gene encoding UDP-N-acetylglucosamine 1-carboxyvinyltransferase, protein MDRFIIRGGRRLSGEIEIGGAKNSGLKLMVAGLLTSERLRLSNVPKIADIQTMRDLLLRLGISVDEVDERTFSIGGDIASIEAPYDIVSKMRASILVLGPLLARAREAKVSLPGGCAIGTRPVDMHLKGLEALGAEIRLENGYINARAPNGLKGDRVILPFASVGATENLLMASTLAKGRTEIVNAAREPEITDLVNCLNAMGANITGAGSGTLVIEGVEALHGADYAVMPDRIECGTYACAAAITQGDLLLIGGQADSLGSVIRTLNETGVDVTEEQRGLRVRCSTKLRGIDIMTEPYPGFPTDMQAQFMAMLSVAEGASMITETIFENRFMHVPELNRMGARINPHGRSAIIRGVEKLSGAPVMATDLRASFSLILAGLVAEGETELSRIYHLDRGYEGVDRKLAACGADIARVHE, encoded by the coding sequence GTGGATCGCTTTATTATTCGTGGTGGCCGTCGCTTAAGTGGTGAGATTGAGATTGGGGGGGCTAAGAATTCCGGCTTGAAACTGATGGTCGCCGGGCTTCTTACGTCCGAGCGCTTGCGGCTGTCGAATGTTCCCAAGATTGCAGATATTCAGACGATGCGTGATCTTTTGTTACGTTTGGGGATCTCCGTCGATGAGGTTGATGAGCGGACATTTTCGATCGGTGGGGACATCGCTTCCATTGAGGCTCCTTACGACATCGTATCGAAAATGCGGGCCTCTATCTTGGTTTTAGGTCCTTTATTGGCGCGTGCTCGCGAAGCGAAGGTTTCTTTGCCCGGAGGTTGTGCCATTGGAACGCGACCAGTGGACATGCATCTGAAGGGGTTAGAAGCATTAGGCGCTGAGATTCGGCTGGAAAACGGCTATATTAATGCGCGGGCGCCTAATGGGTTAAAGGGTGATCGGGTTATATTACCTTTTGCAAGTGTGGGGGCGACAGAGAATTTGTTGATGGCGTCCACTTTGGCAAAAGGACGCACAGAGATTGTTAATGCCGCGCGAGAACCAGAGATTACCGATCTTGTGAATTGCTTGAATGCAATGGGTGCAAACATCACAGGGGCTGGGTCTGGGACGTTAGTCATTGAAGGTGTTGAAGCCTTACATGGTGCGGATTATGCGGTTATGCCAGATCGGATTGAGTGTGGCACGTATGCTTGCGCTGCGGCTATTACCCAAGGAGATCTGCTGTTGATTGGAGGGCAGGCCGATAGCTTGGGTTCTGTTATTCGCACACTGAACGAAACGGGTGTTGACGTTACAGAAGAGCAAAGAGGCTTACGTGTTCGTTGTTCTACAAAGCTCCGCGGTATTGATATTATGACGGAGCCTTACCCCGGCTTCCCGACGGATATGCAAGCGCAATTTATGGCGATGCTTTCTGTTGCTGAGGGTGCTTCCATGATTACGGAAACGATCTTTGAAAACCGTTTTATGCATGTCCCCGAATTGAATCGCATGGGGGCGCGCATTAATCCGCATGGGCGATCCGCTATTATCCGGGGAGTGGAAAAGCTTTCAGGTGCGCCGGTTATGGCAACAGACTTACGGGCATCTTTTTCTTTGATCTTGGCTGGGTTGGTTGCAGAAGGTGAAACCGAACTTAGCCGGATATATCATCTGGACCGCGGGTATGAAGGCGTAGACCGCAAGCTTGCTGCTTGCGGTGCTGATATTGCGCGCGTTCACGAGTAA